From Desulfonatronum sp. SC1:
CCCCATCCCCCTGGATCGCCTGATCCACAAAATGACCCTGCTGTCTTCCGATTGCACCTCCCCCAGCCCGGAACAAATCCGGTTTATCGTACACTGGGCCGTGAAGCATGATTTATTGGAGATTGTGGAGAGTCCGGCGTGACCGTCGTCAAGCGCAAAGAACCCGCAAACTCGCCGTGGTAACGGGTTAATTCGAATTATTGACAACGATCAATCGATGCCGATATCGTTTTACGAACTAATCGATGGAGGGATTGAGATGCAGACTGTGACCTTATCACCAAAATTCCAAATTGTCATACCACGTCCCGTACGCAAAAGCCTCGGCCTCCGCCCTGGGCAAAGGATGCAGGTGCTCGAGCATGCCGGACGGGTGGAGCTTATTCCTGAGCGGGATATTTCTGAACTCATGGGCTTTGTCAAAGGAATCGACATATCTTTTGAGCGCGAGAAGGACAGAGTATGAACATTGTCGATTCATCCGGGTGGCTGGAGTATTTCGCTGGAGGCGAAAACGCTTCTCAATATATTCCGCCGCTCTCTGACCAAAGTTCGCTTGTCGTGCCTACCATCTCAATCTACGAGGTGTTCAAGGTGATTCTTCGCGAGGCGGGCGAAGACGCCGCCCTGCAAGCTGCGTCAGCCATGCAGCGCGGACAAGTGGTGGAGTTGACTTCACGACGCGCGATGTCCGCGGCATCCTTGAGTCTACGGCACTCCCTGCCCATGGCGGACTCCATTATTCTGGCCACGGCGCATGAATACGAGGCTGTAATTTGGACCCAGGACGCGGACTTCAAGGAGCTGGACAACGTGAGGTATTTTCCAAAACCTTAGCGGCCATACAAACACGGAAGGTCAATTCCAAACAGTTTCCGCAACCGCCTCAAACAGCCCGAATCACGCCTCCAGGCAGACCAAATCCATCCGCCCCCAGACCCCGACCCGGTCCCCGCACTGGGCGAAGACGCCGTCCAGGCCGTGTTCGGCCAGGGCTTCGGCCCGGCGCATGACCAGGGGCATGTCTTCGGGGGCGTGGAGCAGGTTGGCCAGGGCCGTGGCCGCGGCGTCGGCCAGGGCGGCGTCGCGGGAGCGGACGGCCACCAGGTCGGCCTGGCCGAAGCTCAGGGAATGGCCGATGGTGGCCGAGGAGGAGCACAGGGAGCAGGGGAAATCGTCCGGGGTGAGGCGCAGACCGAGGCCGGCCCCGTTTTCCGGCATGGCCAGCAAACCGACGATCCGCTCCCGGTCGGACCGCAGATAAAGGTCGCCCCCGTTTTCCACGAGCAAGGTCGGGCCGACCTCCGGGCAGTGCCCGGCGATCCAGGCGGCCACCCATTGGGCCACGGCCCCGGCCACCGCGGCCATGGGGCCCACGCCGCAGATCCGTCCGGCCCGGGCCATGTCCTGGACGATCCGGGCCGCATCAGGGCTCACGTCCACCGGCTCCAGGCTGGTCGCGAACTCCGGGTGCCGGGCGATGTGCGCCTGGAGCAGCCCGCGACAGGCGTTCACCGCCTGGAGCATTTCTCGCCGCAGATCCCGTTGAGCCACGACCCACAAATCCGTCTGCTCCACCACGGCCTGAAATCCCACCTCCCCCGGTCCCGGTCGACAGCGCGCCCGATAGGTCCGCCAGGGAGAGGCGTGCCGCCTCACTCGTCCACCCGAAAATGGCATCCTTTGCTCTGGGTATTGCGCATGGCCGCTGTGGTGATGATGTAGGCGGTCTGACAGCCGTGGAACAAATCCACCAGCGGCTTGGAAAGCTTGGTTTCCTTGTAGAAGGAATGCAGGCGCTTGTTGAGGTCGCGCAGATCGTCGAAAGCCCGTTTCAGGCGCGGAGTGGTCCGCTTGATGCCCACGTAGTTCCACATGGTGTGCTTGATGGCCGCCCAGTCCTGGGCCACCAGGACTGGGTCCTCGTTCTGGCGCTGGCCCAGGACCCTCCATGGCGCGATGGATGCTTTCAACTTGGCGTTCAGCATGGTGCCGCGCTTCATTCGGGAAGCCACGTCCCGGCCGATGGCCCAGCCCCAGACCAGTCCCTCCAGCAGGGAGGTGCTGGCCAGTCGGTTGGCCCCGTGCACCCCGGTGCAGGCGCATTCGCCCCCGGCGTAGAGGCGTTCAATGGTTGTCCTACCTCGCTGGTCCACCAGAATGCCGCCGCAGAAATAGTGTGCCGCCGGAACCACGGGGATCGGCTCCCTGGTCATGTCCACGCCCAACTCCAGGCAGCGCTGGTGGATGGTGGGAAAGCGGGCGGCAAGGTTTTTACGGATATATGTGGCCGCGTCCAGGTAGACGAAGTCTTCCCCGGTCTTGAGCATCTCATCGACGATGGCCCGGGTCACGATGTCCCGGGGGGCCAGGTCCGCCCTGGGGTCATAGTCGCCCATAAAGGCGCGGCCATCCATGTTGATCAGCCGCGCGCCCTCGCCGCGCACGGCCTCGGAGACCAGGAACTTGCGCGGGCCGCGATGGAACAGGGACGTGGGATGGAACTGGATGTACTCCTGGTTCATGAGTCGGGCCCCGGCCCGGTGGGCCATGGCGAAGCCCGATCCCAGGGAGCCCGGGGTATTGGTGGTGTTCAGGTAGACCTGTCCGATGCCGCCCGTGGCCAGCACCGTGTAGTCGGCCAGGAAACGGCGGATGATCCCGGTGGAATTTTCCAGGATGTACGCCCCCGCGCACTGGTTGGTGATTTGATAGCGGATTTCCAGCGAACCGCTGTGATGGTGGGTGGTCAGGAGATCAACCGCCGTCATTCCGGTCATTACCCGGATATTCGGACTCTTGCGTACGGCCACGATCAGACTGTCCATGATCACCCGGCCGGTAAAATCCGCGCTGTACAGCACCCTGGCCCGGCTGTGCCCGCCTTCCATGGTCAGATGGTAGTCGCCGAGTTCTTCCCGGGCAAAGGGTACGGCCAGCTTTTCCAGAAATACCTTGTGCAATATCTCCGGCCCCTTGCGACACAAAAAACGCACCGCGGAAGGCGAATTCATTTCCCAGCCCGCGGTAAAGATGTCCGAGGCCATCAGCTTGGCCGAATCGTCCAGGCCGCGGTAGACGATCCCCCCCTGGGCCAGGGCCGTGTTCCCGTCGTCAAGCTGATCCCCGGCGCAGATCAGGGTGACCTCCAGGCCGGCCTCGGCCATGGTCAGCGCCGCGACGCAGCCCGCGATGCCGGAACCGATGACCAGGGCCATGGTTTCAATGGTGTCGGTCATTTCGTGCCTTCCATCACGGCCAGCATGGTTTCCAGGGCCTTGCGGGCGTCGGGCGCCACCTCCGGGTCCACCCGGACCGATTCATGCCGGTCCGGATTTTCCAGAGTATCCAGCAGCTTCTGTTCGGTGATCTTCAGCATCGCGCTGCAATACCCGGCACCCAGAGGATAAATATGTTTGTCCTGATGCAGCCTGGCCAGTCGCAAAACCAGATTATCCTCGGTGCCGATATAGATGGTCGCTCCGGACGGAGCCTCGCGCACGGCCCGGATGATGCCCGAGGTGGAGCCCGAGACGTCCGCCAGGGCCACCACCGCCGGATCGCATTCCGGATGCACGAAAACCAGGGGGCGAGGCTTGTCCTCCAACACCAGAAGCACGTCCTCGGGCTTGAGCCGGAAATGGATGGCGCAGACCCCGGGCCAGAACAGCAGCCTCCGGGCCAGAATATCCTCGTTCCAGGCGCTTTCTTCGCGCACGTTCAAAACGGCCTGGTCCTGATTGGGAATGCCCAGCAGATCCGCCGTGTTCATGCCCAGGTTCTTGTCCGGCAAGAAGAGGACGCAGTCGCCCTGTTCCATGGCCCATTTTAGCATGATCGCGGCGTTGGCCGAGGTGCAGACGCTGCCGCCGTACCGCCCGCAAAGGGCTTTAACCCCCACGGATGAGTTCACGTAGGCCAGGGGAATAACCTTGCGCCCCGCCGCGGTGATCCGCTTCAGAACGGCGGCCACCCTGCGGTCCGGCGCGGTCCCGGCCATGCAGCAATGGGCCTTGGAGTCGGGGATCAGCACGGTCTGTTCGGGCTTGGCCAGCAGGGCAGCGGTTTCGGCCATGAAGGAAACGCCGCAGAACACGATGTACCGGGCGTCCAGCCCCGGAATCCGGCGGGCCAGTTCCAGGGAGTCCCCCTGAAAGTCCACGTGTTGAATCACGTCGTCGCTCTGGTAATGGTGGCCGAGAATGGCCAGGGATGATCCGAGTTCGCGGCGCAGGGCCGTGATGCGTTGAGAGATGTCGTCGGACATTGAGGAATCCTTGCTGTTGAAACAAATGGAAAGATTATATGTCGGGTGTAAGGTCGATGCTCATGCTCAAATCCGCGCAGGCCGCGGAATGGGTCAGGGCTCCGGCGGAAATGAAGGTGGGCCGAAGTGCGGCCAAGTCGGCGATGGTGTCCAGGGCGACCCCGCCACTGATTTCCGTTTCCACGGTCTTGGGGATCATCGCCAGGGCACGGGCCATCTCGTCCGGCCGCATGTTGTCCAGCATGATTCGCTGCACAGGCAGGGCCGCGGCTTCGGCAACCTCCTCCAGTGTCCGGCATTCCACCTCGATGGGCGGACAGGGGGCGTAGGCCGCCAGCAGGCGTCGCACGGCCGGGGTGATCCCTCCGGCCCGATCGATATGGTTGTCCTTGAGCATCAGCATCTCGCTGAGGTCCAAGCGATGGTTGGACCCGCCGACCACGGCCACGGCGTACTTTTCCGGGTAGCGCAGACCGGGAGTGGTCTTGCGGGTGTCCAGCAACCGCACGCCGGTCCCGGCAATCCGTTCGCAAAAGGCCTGAGTCAGGTTGGCAATACCGGAAAGCCGACCGATGAAGTTCAGAATGACCCGCTCGGCCTTGAGCAGAGCCCGCGCTTGACCCTGGAAATGGGCGACATATGTTCCCGAAGAAACCAAGCCCCCTTCCTCCGTGGAAAAGCTCACGCGCACCGCATCGGGAAACCGACTCAAAATCAAAGGGATAATCGGTAGCCCGACGATCCGGGTGTTCTGCTTGGTCCGGATCCGGGCCTTGGCATGGTCGTTCTCCGTGAACAACGCCTCAGAGGTCAGGTCCCGGCCATCCTCTTCCAATGCCAGGTCGATCAGTCGCTCCAGGTACTCCATGGCGCGGCCTTGAAAAAAAGAATGAAATAATGAATGATTTTCCATATTCGCCGTCGGCTTTGCCGGTCCGAATTCGACAAACCAACTTTTTACGCCACCCCGTCCGCCGTTGTAAAGGCGCGTTCCGATCCTCTTCCCGCCCCCCAAGCCAAGGAGTTCCTCATGTCCACTGGCCATCCCACTGACCACAAGACCGGCCCAGGACTTGGCCCCCATCTCCCTCTCCGCGTCTCTCGCCGGAATTTTTTGAAAGCCCAGGGCAAGGCGGCCCTGCTATTGGCCGTCGGCGGCCACGGCCTGCTGCGTACCCGGCCTCTCGCCGCTGCCCAAAGCGCTGACGAAGCACCGGACCTAACCGTCGCCCGGGGCGAACCCGGCCCGGCGACCAGGGCCGCGGTGGAGGCCCTGGGCGGGATGGTGGCCTTTGTCAGCCCCGGCCAGCGGGTGGTGATCAAACCGAACATGAGTTTCGCCCAACCGCCGGAGCGAGCCACCAACACCCACCCGGACGTGGTCCGGGAATTGGCCGTGATGTGCCGGGAAGCCGGAGCCGCCAGGGTGCGCGTCCTGGACCATCCCCTGCAAAACGCGGAAATGTGTCTGGTCCAGTCCGGCATCCAGGAAGCCTGCGCGGCCTTGCCCGACGTTTCCGTGCACACCCTGAGCGCGGCTCGCTTTTTCCGCTCCGTCCCGATCCCCCTGGGTGAACAGCTCCGGGAAACCCAGGTCATGGAGGACGTGCTGGGCGCCGACGTGCTCATCGCCGCGCCGGTGGCCAAATCCCACTCCGCCACCGGGGTCAGCCTGGCCATGAAGGGCATGCTCGGGCTGATCCTGGACCGGGGCGTCCTGCACCGCCGGTTCGATCTGCACACGGCCATCGTGGACCTGACCACCCTGCTCATGCCCGACCTCACGGTGGTGGACGCCACCCGTGTGCTTTCCACCAACGGGCCGTTCGGCCCCGGCAAGGTGCTTCAGGAAGACACGGTGATCGCCTCCCGGGACGTGGTGGCCGCGGACGCCATGGCCGTCAGCCTCTTTGAATGGTACGGTCGGCGCTTCGAACCGCGCCAGGTCCGGCACATCCTGCTGGCCCATGAACGCGGTCTAGGCAGCATGGATCTGTCCGGATTGCGCATCGACGAAATCACGGCATGACCTCGCTGCAACGCATCGCCCAAACCCTGAGCCTGGCCGCCTTCCTGATCCTGCTCGGCCTAGCCCTCTTCCCCGTGCCGGACTGGGCCCCGGTGGACGCCTTCCTCCGCCTGGATCCCTTGGTCCTGGTGGGCACGACTCTGGCGGACCGGGCCTGGGTCGCCGCCCTGGCCCCGGCTGCCCTGATCCTGGTCCTTACCATGGTGCTGGGCCGCTTTTTCTGCGGCTATCTCTGCCCCATGGGCACCACCCTGGACATTACCGACGGTCCGGCCCGCTTCCCGGGTTCCGCCGGGAAGCGCTCGACTCAGGACGATCCCGCCGCTCCGCTCCTTCCGCCTCCGTCCCAACCTTCCAGCGGATTGCGCCGAGTCAAATACCTGGTCCTGTTCTTCATCATGGGTGCCGCCGTCCTGGAAGTGTCCGCGGTGTTTTTCGCGTCGCCCCTGTCCCTGATCACCCGCTTCTATACGCTTCTGATCCACCCGGCGGCAGCCCTGCTCGGCGACGCCGCGCTCCACGCCCTACGTCCCCTGGCCCAGCATTTGGACTGGACCTGGGCCGCCTACGCCGAACTCCATCAGCCCAGATTCACGTCCCAATGGTTCCTTCTGCTGTTCTTCCTGGCTGTTTTCAGCTTGGCCAGATGGAGTCCCCGCTTCTGGTGCCGATATCTCTGTCCTTCGGGGGCCCTGCTGGCCCTTGTGGGCCGACGGCCGCTGATCCGCAGAAACGTCTCCGAAGCCTGCACCGACTGCGGAGCCTGTCAACGGCGTTGTCCCATGGCCGCCATTCCGGCGGACCCATTGCGGACCATCCACGAAGAATGCATCACCTGCCAGGAATGCGTCCGGATCTGTCCGGTTCAGGCCGTGACGTTCCAACCATACCACGAACCAAAAAGAGCCGTCAGGACGTCGCCGCGCTTTTCCCCGCAACGACGCGAGGCCTTGCTGGCCGGGCTGGCCGGGGCCGGGACCGCGACCCTGACCTACACCGGACTGCTGGAAGTCCGGGACGAAATGCTTCCCGGGGACATCTCTCCGGAAAACCTGCTTCGCCCACCGGGCAGTCTGCCGGAGCGCGACTTCCTGGCCCGCTGCATCCGCTGCGGGCTGTGCATGCGGGCCTGCCCCACCAACACCTTGCAGCCCATCTGGTTCCAAGCCGGAGTGATCGCCCTGTTCAGTCCTCGCCTGACCCCCCGCCGGGGCCCTTGCGAACCGGAATGCACGGCCTGCGGCCGGGTCTGCCCCACCGGGGCCATCCGCGACCTGCCCTTGACCGAAAAAACCTGGGCCAAGGTCGGAACCGCGATGATCCTGCGTCATAAGTGCCTAGCCTGGGAATGGAACAAAAAATGTCTTGTTTGCGACGAAGTTTGTCCGTATGATGCCATTGATTTGCGAAGGGTGGCGACCCATTCACATCCCGTACCATTCGTGGACGGCCGTAAATGTTCGGGATGCGGGTTCTGTGAATACCACTGCCCGGTCCGGCCCGCTTCGGCCATTGTCGTGGATTCCATGGAAGCGCTGCGAATAGGCGTTGGATCCCACAAAGCCCAAGGCCAAGAAATGGGGCTGATGCTGCACATCGTCCCGCCGGACCAAGCCGGGTCAGCCCCTCTCGGTCTGGAAACGCCGGAAACCGCCTTTGCTCCTCTTCCCGGCGCCGTGTCGGAAGAGGACGCCCTGCCTCCCGGCTTCACTCCCTGACCATCGCGGTATGGATCACCTCACCTCGGAAAAAACTCGAAGCGGATTGCGAAGAGACGATTATTTCGGACCAGACCATGCATAGCCCCACCCCCTTGGATATCACCTCGCTTTGCCTGGAATACTCCAGGGCTCTGTCCGTCCAGAAACGCATCCATGAAAAGATCGACGACTACGCGGACTACAACTTCTCCTCCCTGCAAAGCACGGCCCTGAACGTTTTTTTCGACCTAGCCCAGGAGTTCGATTCCTCTCGAGACCTGATGTCCGTCTGCGCCCTGATCCCCAAGGTGTTTTTCAACCTGGACTGCACCCTGTACTTGATCCAGGATCACCGCGTCGATCACGTCGTCATTTGCCCGGAAAGGGGCCGGAAACCGAACCCCGCGCCGAACATTCCATTTTTCTCCATTCCCACGATCCACGAGGGCCATTATTATCTCCCGATCAAAGGCAACAAGGACCTTCAATCTCATATACCGGGAGACTCCGAGAATCATCTGATCGGCATCCTGGACATCCATCCGGCGGACGCCCTTTCCGACCACGACCGTCTTTTCCTGGAAAAATTCGCCAATCGAGTCGGATTTCAACTGCACAACCGGATGATCAGCCAGAAAAACCAGGAACACATCCAGTTCATCCGCAGTCTGGTCAAGGACATCGGGCACAACGTCATCGTGCCCAACATGTACTTCAGATTGTTTTACCGTCGCCTGGAAAGCACCATCAACGCCCTGGGCGAACTGGCCGAGGACATGCACCACCCCCCGACGGACGGCCTGTCCGGCGACGACGTGCGATGGAAGCAACTCATCGCCAGAATGGACTACGTTCAGGACGCGCTCCAGGACCAGTTCCGGGAAATTCAGCGCCACTACGACAATACCAGCCTGTTCCTGGAAACATTGTTGCGCAGAAGTCATTTTGAGCAGGGACGGTACGTCCTTGAGAAGCGGGTTTGCAATTTCAAGAACCAGATCATCGATCCGCAGATCGCCCGATTCATGACCCAGTTTGAGGATCGCGGCATCGAAATCGCCTGGGCCGGGGTTCCGGACAAGGAAATCGAGGTGGTGGTGGACATCGGCCTGATCACCCAGGTCTACGCCAACCTGTTTTCCAACGCCGTGAAGTACGCCGCTCCGGTTCGCGACGCCCGGGGCCGGTGGGTCAAATTCCTGTCTTATGGATGGGAGGACATGCCTAATTTCTTCGGCAACGGCCTGGACGGGGTTAAGCTGAACGTCTTCACCACCGGACCGCACATCACCGGCGAGGAACGGGATCGCCTTTTCGAGGAAGGGTTCCGGGCCGGGAACACCGGTCAGGAACCCGGGACGGGTCATGGACTGTTCTTCATCCGCCAGATCGTGGAACTGCACGGCGGCAGAATGGGCTATGAGCCGACCCCCATGGGCAACAATTTTTATTTCATCCTGCCCAAAGAAGCTCCCCCGGCTTCGCCGCTGATTTCCCAATGCGATTATTCGCCAAACTCTTCACCAAGTCACTCGCCCGGCTCTTGAGCTTTTTTACTGAGTGCGATATTCTAGTACCTATGCCGTAACGATTAGTTGCCGTC
This genomic window contains:
- a CDS encoding AbrB/MazE/SpoVT family DNA-binding domain-containing protein: MQTVTLSPKFQIVIPRPVRKSLGLRPGQRMQVLEHAGRVELIPERDISELMGFVKGIDISFEREKDRV
- a CDS encoding type II toxin-antitoxin system VapC family toxin produces the protein MNIVDSSGWLEYFAGGENASQYIPPLSDQSSLVVPTISIYEVFKVILREAGEDAALQAASAMQRGQVVELTSRRAMSAASLSLRHSLPMADSIILATAHEYEAVIWTQDADFKELDNVRYFPKP
- a CDS encoding UPF0280 family protein, which gives rise to MRRHASPWRTYRARCRPGPGEVGFQAVVEQTDLWVVAQRDLRREMLQAVNACRGLLQAHIARHPEFATSLEPVDVSPDAARIVQDMARAGRICGVGPMAAVAGAVAQWVAAWIAGHCPEVGPTLLVENGGDLYLRSDRERIVGLLAMPENGAGLGLRLTPDDFPCSLCSSSATIGHSLSFGQADLVAVRSRDAALADAAATALANLLHAPEDMPLVMRRAEALAEHGLDGVFAQCGDRVGVWGRMDLVCLEA
- the nadB gene encoding L-aspartate oxidase, which translates into the protein MTDTIETMALVIGSGIAGCVAALTMAEAGLEVTLICAGDQLDDGNTALAQGGIVYRGLDDSAKLMASDIFTAGWEMNSPSAVRFLCRKGPEILHKVFLEKLAVPFAREELGDYHLTMEGGHSRARVLYSADFTGRVIMDSLIVAVRKSPNIRVMTGMTAVDLLTTHHHSGSLEIRYQITNQCAGAYILENSTGIIRRFLADYTVLATGGIGQVYLNTTNTPGSLGSGFAMAHRAGARLMNQEYIQFHPTSLFHRGPRKFLVSEAVRGEGARLINMDGRAFMGDYDPRADLAPRDIVTRAIVDEMLKTGEDFVYLDAATYIRKNLAARFPTIHQRCLELGVDMTREPIPVVPAAHYFCGGILVDQRGRTTIERLYAGGECACTGVHGANRLASTSLLEGLVWGWAIGRDVASRMKRGTMLNAKLKASIAPWRVLGQRQNEDPVLVAQDWAAIKHTMWNYVGIKRTTPRLKRAFDDLRDLNKRLHSFYKETKLSKPLVDLFHGCQTAYIITTAAMRNTQSKGCHFRVDE
- the nadA gene encoding quinolinate synthase NadA encodes the protein MCFNSKDSSMSDDISQRITALRRELGSSLAILGHHYQSDDVIQHVDFQGDSLELARRIPGLDARYIVFCGVSFMAETAALLAKPEQTVLIPDSKAHCCMAGTAPDRRVAAVLKRITAAGRKVIPLAYVNSSVGVKALCGRYGGSVCTSANAAIMLKWAMEQGDCVLFLPDKNLGMNTADLLGIPNQDQAVLNVREESAWNEDILARRLLFWPGVCAIHFRLKPEDVLLVLEDKPRPLVFVHPECDPAVVALADVSGSTSGIIRAVREAPSGATIYIGTEDNLVLRLARLHQDKHIYPLGAGYCSAMLKITEQKLLDTLENPDRHESVRVDPEVAPDARKALETMLAVMEGTK
- the nadC gene encoding carboxylating nicotinate-nucleotide diphosphorylase; the encoded protein is MENHSLFHSFFQGRAMEYLERLIDLALEEDGRDLTSEALFTENDHAKARIRTKQNTRIVGLPIIPLILSRFPDAVRVSFSTEEGGLVSSGTYVAHFQGQARALLKAERVILNFIGRLSGIANLTQAFCERIAGTGVRLLDTRKTTPGLRYPEKYAVAVVGGSNHRLDLSEMLMLKDNHIDRAGGITPAVRRLLAAYAPCPPIEVECRTLEEVAEAAALPVQRIMLDNMRPDEMARALAMIPKTVETEISGGVALDTIADLAALRPTFISAGALTHSAACADLSMSIDLTPDI
- a CDS encoding DUF362 domain-containing protein, with the translated sequence MSTGHPTDHKTGPGLGPHLPLRVSRRNFLKAQGKAALLLAVGGHGLLRTRPLAAAQSADEAPDLTVARGEPGPATRAAVEALGGMVAFVSPGQRVVIKPNMSFAQPPERATNTHPDVVRELAVMCREAGAARVRVLDHPLQNAEMCLVQSGIQEACAALPDVSVHTLSAARFFRSVPIPLGEQLRETQVMEDVLGADVLIAAPVAKSHSATGVSLAMKGMLGLILDRGVLHRRFDLHTAIVDLTTLLMPDLTVVDATRVLSTNGPFGPGKVLQEDTVIASRDVVAADAMAVSLFEWYGRRFEPRQVRHILLAHERGLGSMDLSGLRIDEITA
- a CDS encoding 4Fe-4S binding protein, producing the protein MTSLQRIAQTLSLAAFLILLGLALFPVPDWAPVDAFLRLDPLVLVGTTLADRAWVAALAPAALILVLTMVLGRFFCGYLCPMGTTLDITDGPARFPGSAGKRSTQDDPAAPLLPPPSQPSSGLRRVKYLVLFFIMGAAVLEVSAVFFASPLSLITRFYTLLIHPAAALLGDAALHALRPLAQHLDWTWAAYAELHQPRFTSQWFLLLFFLAVFSLARWSPRFWCRYLCPSGALLALVGRRPLIRRNVSEACTDCGACQRRCPMAAIPADPLRTIHEECITCQECVRICPVQAVTFQPYHEPKRAVRTSPRFSPQRREALLAGLAGAGTATLTYTGLLEVRDEMLPGDISPENLLRPPGSLPERDFLARCIRCGLCMRACPTNTLQPIWFQAGVIALFSPRLTPRRGPCEPECTACGRVCPTGAIRDLPLTEKTWAKVGTAMILRHKCLAWEWNKKCLVCDEVCPYDAIDLRRVATHSHPVPFVDGRKCSGCGFCEYHCPVRPASAIVVDSMEALRIGVGSHKAQGQEMGLMLHIVPPDQAGSAPLGLETPETAFAPLPGAVSEEDALPPGFTP
- a CDS encoding sensor histidine kinase KdpD — encoded protein: MHSPTPLDITSLCLEYSRALSVQKRIHEKIDDYADYNFSSLQSTALNVFFDLAQEFDSSRDLMSVCALIPKVFFNLDCTLYLIQDHRVDHVVICPERGRKPNPAPNIPFFSIPTIHEGHYYLPIKGNKDLQSHIPGDSENHLIGILDIHPADALSDHDRLFLEKFANRVGFQLHNRMISQKNQEHIQFIRSLVKDIGHNVIVPNMYFRLFYRRLESTINALGELAEDMHHPPTDGLSGDDVRWKQLIARMDYVQDALQDQFREIQRHYDNTSLFLETLLRRSHFEQGRYVLEKRVCNFKNQIIDPQIARFMTQFEDRGIEIAWAGVPDKEIEVVVDIGLITQVYANLFSNAVKYAAPVRDARGRWVKFLSYGWEDMPNFFGNGLDGVKLNVFTTGPHITGEERDRLFEEGFRAGNTGQEPGTGHGLFFIRQIVELHGGRMGYEPTPMGNNFYFILPKEAPPASPLISQCDYSPNSSPSHSPGS